The following coding sequences lie in one Gorilla gorilla gorilla isolate KB3781 chromosome 5, NHGRI_mGorGor1-v2.1_pri, whole genome shotgun sequence genomic window:
- the MLN gene encoding promotilin, whose protein sequence is MVSRKAVAALLVVHAAAMLASQTEAFVPIFTYGELQRMQEKERNKGQKKSLSVWQRSGEEGPVDPAEPIKEEENEMIKLTAPLEIGMRMNSRQLEKYLAALEGLLSEMLPQHDIFIPFHNITTGRLLRRKPWCGFPFPHSFCRLKSLAPFGLAQFKPALVPPPPSDLQASFRGQFRKQT, encoded by the exons ATGGTATCCCGTAAGGCTGTGGCTGCTCTGCTGGTGGTGCATGCAGCTGCCATGCTGGCCTCCCAGACGGAAGCCTTCGTCCCCATCTTCACCTATGGCGAACTCCAGAGGATGCAG GAAAAGGAACGGAATAAAGGGCAAAAGAAATCCCTGAGTGTATGGCAGAGGTCTGGGGAGGAAGGTCCTGTAGACCCTGCGGAGCCCATCAAGGAAGAAGAAAACGAAATGATCAAG CTGACTGCTCCTCTGGAAATTGGAATGAGGATGAACTCCAGACAGCTGGAAAAGTACCTGGCCGCCCTGGAAGGGCTGCTGAGTGAGATGCTTCCCCAGCACG ATATTTTCATTCCCTTCCACAACATCACCACAGGGCGGCTGCTCCGAAGGAAACCTTGGTGCGGCTTTCCCTTCCCCCATTCATTCTGCAGGTTAAAGTCCTTAGCCCCATTTGGCCTTGCCCAGTTCAAG CCTGCCCTggtgccccctcctccctccGACCTGCAGGCAAGTTTTAGAGGGCAGTTTCGCAAGCAGACCTGA